A region from the Streptomyces sp. 3214.6 genome encodes:
- a CDS encoding response regulator: MLSPAGGTPQAPTRVLVIDDEPQIVRALVINLKARKYEVDAAHDGATALRLAAARHPDVIVLDLGLPDMDGVEVIKGLRGWTRVPILVLSARHSSDEKVEALDAGADDYVTKPFGMDELLARLRAAVRRAEPAGGGEDEVLVETDEFTVDLAAKKVNRAGKDVRLTPTEWHLLEVLVRNSGRLVSQKQLLQEVWGPSYGTETNYLRVYMAQLRRKLEADPSHPKHFVTEPGMGYRFER; encoded by the coding sequence ATGCTGAGCCCGGCTGGGGGGACACCCCAGGCTCCGACGAGGGTGCTCGTGATCGACGACGAGCCGCAGATCGTGCGCGCCCTCGTGATCAACCTCAAGGCCCGCAAGTACGAGGTCGACGCCGCCCACGACGGCGCCACCGCCCTCCGGCTCGCCGCCGCGCGCCACCCGGACGTGATCGTCCTCGACCTGGGGCTGCCCGACATGGACGGCGTCGAGGTGATCAAGGGCCTGAGGGGCTGGACCAGGGTGCCGATCCTGGTGCTGTCCGCCCGGCACTCCTCGGACGAGAAGGTGGAGGCGCTCGACGCCGGCGCCGACGACTACGTCACCAAGCCCTTCGGCATGGACGAGCTGCTGGCCCGGCTGCGGGCCGCCGTCCGCCGGGCCGAACCCGCCGGCGGCGGCGAGGACGAGGTGCTGGTGGAGACCGACGAGTTCACCGTCGATCTGGCCGCGAAGAAGGTCAACCGGGCCGGGAAGGACGTACGGCTGACGCCCACGGAGTGGCATCTGCTGGAGGTTCTGGTCCGCAATTCGGGCCGTCTCGTCAGCCAGAAACAGCTGCTGCAGGAGGTGTGGGGGCCGTCGTACGGGACGGAGACGAACTATCTGCGGGTGTACATGGCGCAACTGAGACGCAAGCTCGAGGCGGACCCCTCGCATCCCAAGCACTTCGTCACGGAACCCGGGATGGGGTACCGGTTCGAGCGCTAG
- the dut gene encoding dUTP diphosphatase, translating into MSRETLNVLIRRVDPDVPLPTYEHPGDAGADLRTTQSRELAPGERAVLPTGVSIALPEGYAAFVHPRSGLAARCGVALVNAPGTVDAGYRGEIKVIVVNLDPRESVRFERFDRIAQLVVQQVERVRFQEVAELPESARAAGGFGSTGGHAAVGGAGGTSGQAAEGGATGGNRYASVVSDREGQ; encoded by the coding sequence GTGAGCCGCGAGACCCTGAACGTCCTGATCCGGCGCGTCGACCCCGACGTACCGCTTCCGACGTACGAGCATCCGGGGGACGCGGGCGCCGATCTGCGCACCACCCAGAGCCGTGAACTGGCGCCGGGGGAGCGGGCCGTGCTGCCCACGGGGGTTTCCATCGCCCTGCCCGAGGGGTACGCGGCCTTCGTGCACCCGCGGTCGGGGCTTGCCGCCCGGTGCGGTGTCGCCCTCGTGAATGCCCCGGGGACGGTTGATGCCGGGTACCGTGGGGAGATCAAGGTGATCGTGGTGAATCTCGACCCGCGCGAGAGCGTGCGGTTCGAGCGCTTCGACCGGATTGCCCAACTGGTCGTCCAGCAGGTCGAGAGGGTCCGCTTCCAGGAGGTCGCGGAGCTTCCCGAATCGGCACGGGCCGCAGGGGGCTTCGGGTCCACCGGCGGGCATGCCGCTGTGGGCGGCGCAGGCGGTACAAGCGGTCAGGCCGCCGAAGGCGGCGCGACGGGTGGGAATCGATACGCTTCGGTCGTATCCGACCGGGAAGGACAGTGA
- a CDS encoding sensor histidine kinase codes for MARGKLRIYLGAAPGVGKTYAMLSEAHRRVERGTDCVVAFVEHHGRRRTEVMLHGLEQVTRRELEYRGGVFTEMDVDAVLARHPQVALVDELAHTNIPGSRNAKRWQDVEELLAGGVDVVSTVNIQHLESLGDVVESITGVRQQETVPDEFVRRADQVELVDMSPQALRRRMAHGNIYKPDKVDAALSNYFRPGNLTALRELALLWVADRVDAYLKQYRSEHRVSAIWGSRERIVVGLTGGPEGRTLIRRAARLAEKGAGGEVLAVYIARSDGLTSASPKELAVQRTLVEDLGGTFHHVVGDDIPAALLDFARGVNATQIVLGSSRRKAWQYVFGPGVGATVARESGSDLDVHIVTHDEVAKGRGLPVARGARLGRARIIWGWLVGMAGPALLALLLNTVHLGLANDMLLFLAVTVAAALLGGLLPALASAAVGSLLLNYFYTPPLHRWTIADPKNIVAIVIFVGVGVSVASVVDLAARRTHQAARLRAESEILSYLAGNVLRGETSLEALLERVRETFGMESAALLERADGIAPWTRAGHVGFGRPVARPEDADVDVPVGDHLALALTGRVLPAEDRRVLAAFAAQAVVVLDRRRLQEEADQARALAEGNRIRTALLAAVSHDLRTPLAGIKAAVSSLRSDDVAWSEEDRAELLEGIEEGADRLDHLVGNLLDMSRLQTGTVTPIIREIDLDEVVPMALGGVPDPEESVELDIPETLPMVAVDAGLLERSVANLVENAVKYSPAGEPVLVSASAMSDRVEVRVVDRGPGVPDDAKERIFAPFQRYGDAPRGAGVGLGLAVARGFAEAMGGTLNAEDTPGGGLTMVLTVRAAGPRPEPQPARPEQPARPVRPERQASC; via the coding sequence ATGGCACGCGGCAAGCTTCGGATCTACCTCGGTGCGGCACCGGGCGTGGGCAAGACGTACGCGATGCTGTCCGAGGCGCACCGGCGGGTGGAGCGCGGCACGGACTGCGTGGTGGCGTTCGTGGAGCACCACGGGCGTCGGCGCACCGAGGTGATGCTGCATGGCCTGGAGCAGGTCACGCGCCGTGAGCTGGAGTACCGCGGCGGCGTCTTCACCGAGATGGACGTGGACGCGGTTCTGGCCCGCCACCCACAGGTCGCCCTGGTGGACGAACTCGCCCACACCAACATCCCGGGCTCGCGCAACGCAAAGCGCTGGCAGGACGTGGAGGAACTGCTCGCCGGCGGCGTCGACGTGGTCTCGACGGTGAACATCCAGCACCTGGAATCCCTCGGCGACGTCGTGGAGTCGATCACGGGGGTACGGCAGCAGGAGACCGTGCCCGACGAGTTCGTCCGGCGTGCCGACCAGGTCGAGCTGGTGGACATGTCACCCCAGGCACTGCGCCGGCGGATGGCGCACGGCAACATCTACAAACCGGACAAGGTCGACGCCGCCCTGTCCAACTACTTCCGGCCCGGAAACCTCACCGCGCTGCGGGAGCTGGCCCTGCTCTGGGTGGCCGACCGGGTCGACGCGTACCTGAAGCAGTACCGCAGCGAGCACCGGGTGTCGGCGATCTGGGGTTCGCGCGAGCGGATCGTGGTCGGGCTGACCGGCGGCCCGGAGGGACGCACCCTGATCCGGCGGGCGGCGCGACTGGCGGAGAAGGGCGCCGGGGGCGAGGTGCTGGCCGTGTACATCGCGCGCAGCGACGGTCTGACCTCGGCGTCGCCCAAGGAGCTGGCGGTCCAGCGCACCCTGGTGGAGGACCTGGGCGGCACCTTCCACCACGTGGTCGGTGACGACATACCGGCCGCGCTGCTCGACTTCGCCCGCGGGGTCAACGCCACGCAGATCGTGCTCGGCTCCTCGCGCCGCAAGGCGTGGCAGTACGTCTTCGGACCCGGGGTCGGCGCGACGGTCGCCCGCGAGTCGGGGTCCGACCTCGACGTGCACATCGTCACCCACGACGAGGTCGCCAAGGGACGCGGGCTGCCGGTGGCCCGGGGCGCCCGGCTCGGGCGGGCCCGGATCATCTGGGGCTGGCTGGTCGGGATGGCGGGTCCGGCACTGCTGGCGCTGCTGCTGAACACCGTCCACCTCGGCCTCGCCAACGACATGCTGCTGTTCCTCGCGGTGACGGTGGCGGCGGCGCTGCTCGGCGGGCTGCTGCCCGCGCTGGCCTCGGCGGCCGTGGGCTCGCTCCTGCTGAACTACTTCTACACACCGCCCCTGCACAGATGGACGATCGCCGACCCGAAGAACATCGTCGCCATCGTGATATTCGTCGGGGTGGGGGTGTCGGTGGCGTCGGTGGTGGACCTGGCCGCGCGGCGTACGCACCAGGCGGCCCGACTGCGGGCCGAGTCGGAGATCCTGTCCTACCTGGCGGGCAACGTGCTGCGGGGCGAAACCAGCCTGGAGGCGCTGCTGGAACGGGTCCGGGAGACCTTCGGGATGGAGTCGGCGGCGCTGCTGGAACGGGCGGACGGCATAGCGCCGTGGACCCGCGCGGGCCACGTCGGATTCGGGCGCCCGGTCGCGCGGCCTGAGGACGCCGACGTGGACGTGCCGGTCGGCGACCACCTGGCGCTGGCCCTCACCGGGCGGGTGCTGCCCGCGGAGGACCGGCGGGTGCTGGCCGCGTTCGCCGCGCAGGCGGTCGTGGTGCTGGACCGGCGGCGCCTGCAGGAGGAGGCCGACCAGGCTCGCGCGCTGGCCGAGGGCAACCGCATCCGCACGGCCCTGCTGGCCGCCGTCAGCCACGACCTGCGCACGCCGCTGGCCGGGATCAAGGCCGCGGTGTCGAGCCTGAGGTCCGACGACGTGGCCTGGTCCGAGGAGGACCGGGCGGAGCTGCTCGAGGGCATCGAGGAGGGCGCGGACCGCCTCGACCACCTGGTGGGCAACCTGCTGGACATGTCCCGCCTCCAGACCGGTACGGTCACGCCGATCATCCGGGAGATCGACCTCGACGAGGTGGTGCCGATGGCGCTCGGCGGGGTCCCGGATCCGGAGGAGAGCGTGGAGCTGGACATCCCGGAGACGCTTCCCATGGTCGCCGTGGACGCCGGACTGCTGGAGCGGTCGGTCGCCAACCTCGTGGAGAACGCGGTCAAGTACAGTCCGGCCGGCGAGCCCGTGCTGGTCTCGGCGAGCGCGATGTCCGACCGGGTCGAGGTACGGGTCGTGGACCGCGGGCCGGGCGTCCCCGACGACGCCAAGGAGCGGATATTCGCGCCCTTCCAGCGGTACGGTGACGCCCCGCGCGGGGCCGGGGTGGGCCTCGGCCTGGCGGTCGCGCGCGGCTTCGCCGAGGCCATGGGCGGCACACTCAACGCCGAGGACACCCCCGGCGGCGGCCTCACCATGGTCCTCACCGTCCGCGCGGCGGGACCCCGCCCCGAGCCGCAGCCCGCACGACCCGAACAACCCGCACGACCCGTACGACCCGAAAGGCAGGCCTCATGCTGA
- a CDS encoding DUF3159 domain-containing protein, translating into MTSLDKPTEDTTAEDTAAADARAVTEAALFEAFGGVRGMVETVVPGLLFVTIFTINKDLHMSAIAALAVSLVLVVVRLAMKDTVKHAFSGVFGVAFGVVFAMMTGNAKDFYLPGMLYTLGLALAYIITTLCGVPLIGLILGPVFKENLSWRTRNPGRKTAYAKASWAWGLILLAKCAILFPLYWWANTAQLGWVLVALKIPPFLLAVWLTWVFLAKAPAPIDVFAEMEAEEKAEAERKAAAEASEVGGRHRREG; encoded by the coding sequence GTGACGTCGCTCGACAAGCCGACCGAAGACACGACTGCGGAAGACACCGCCGCGGCCGACGCCCGGGCGGTGACCGAGGCCGCGCTGTTCGAGGCGTTCGGCGGCGTGCGGGGCATGGTCGAGACGGTGGTGCCCGGCCTGCTCTTCGTCACGATCTTCACGATCAACAAGGACCTGCACATGTCCGCGATCGCCGCGCTCGCGGTGTCGCTGGTCCTGGTCGTGGTCCGCCTGGCGATGAAGGACACCGTCAAGCACGCGTTCAGCGGAGTCTTCGGCGTGGCGTTCGGCGTCGTCTTCGCGATGATGACCGGTAACGCCAAGGACTTCTATCTGCCGGGCATGCTCTACACGCTGGGTCTGGCGCTGGCGTACATCATCACGACGCTGTGCGGGGTGCCGCTGATCGGGCTGATTCTCGGGCCGGTCTTCAAGGAGAACCTCTCCTGGCGCACCCGCAACCCCGGCCGTAAGACGGCGTACGCCAAGGCCAGTTGGGCGTGGGGGCTGATCCTGCTCGCCAAGTGCGCGATCCTCTTCCCGCTGTACTGGTGGGCGAACACCGCGCAGCTGGGGTGGGTGCTGGTGGCGCTGAAGATTCCGCCGTTCCTGCTGGCCGTGTGGCTGACGTGGGTCTTCCTCGCGAAGGCGCCCGCGCCGATCGACGTGTTCGCGGAGATGGAGGCGGAGGAAAAGGCGGAGGCCGAGCGGAAGGCTGCCGCGGAGGCGTCGGAGGTTGGTGGGCGGCACCGTCGGGAAGGGTAG
- a CDS encoding potassium channel family protein, which translates to MRVAIAGAGAVGRSIAGELLENGHEVLLVDKAPTAISVERVPQAEWLLADACEITSLDEAALQRCNVVIAATGDDKVNLVVSLLAKTEYGVPRVVARVNNPKNEWLFNESWGVDVAVSTPRLMSALVEEAVSVGDLVRLLRFSHGDANLVELTLPEESALAGTQVGDVEWPEDTSLVTIIRGTRVLTPSREDSLEPGDELLFVAAQAREEQLEDLLSVRKDDTTG; encoded by the coding sequence ATGAGGGTCGCCATTGCCGGAGCCGGAGCCGTCGGCCGCTCGATCGCGGGCGAGCTGCTGGAGAACGGCCACGAGGTCCTGCTCGTCGACAAGGCGCCGACCGCCATCTCGGTCGAGCGCGTCCCCCAGGCGGAGTGGCTGCTGGCCGACGCCTGCGAGATCACATCGTTGGACGAGGCGGCGCTGCAGCGCTGCAACGTCGTCATCGCCGCGACCGGCGACGACAAGGTCAACCTGGTCGTCTCGCTGCTGGCGAAGACGGAGTACGGCGTCCCGCGCGTCGTGGCCCGCGTCAACAACCCCAAGAACGAGTGGCTCTTCAACGAGTCCTGGGGTGTCGACGTCGCCGTCTCCACGCCGCGTCTGATGTCCGCCCTGGTCGAGGAGGCGGTGAGCGTCGGCGACCTGGTCCGTCTGCTCCGCTTCAGCCACGGCGACGCCAACCTCGTCGAACTGACCCTCCCCGAGGAGTCGGCCCTGGCCGGCACCCAGGTCGGCGACGTGGAATGGCCCGAGGACACCTCGCTGGTCACCATCATCCGAGGGACCCGGGTCCTGACCCCGTCCCGCGAGGACTCCCTGGAACCCGGCGACGAACTCCTCTTCGTCGCCGCCCAGGCGCGAGAGGAACAGCTGGAGGACCTGCTGTCGGTCCGCAAGGACGACACCACCGGCTGA
- a CDS encoding APC family permease, whose protein sequence is MSKLTDVPKRILIGRALRSDRLGETLLSKRIALPVFASDPLSSVAYAPGEVLLVLSIAGVSAYHFSPWIAVAVVVLMFTVVASYRQNVHAYPSGGGDYEVATTNLGPRAGLTVASALLVDYVLTVAVSISSGIENLGSAIPFVVEHKVACAVAVIVLLTLMNLRGVKESGKLFAIPTYVFVAGVFVMIAWGAFRGLVLDDTMRAPTAEYTIKAEHQGLAGFALVFLLLRAFSSGCAALTGVEAISNGVPAFRKPKSKNAATTLAAMGLLAVTMFCGIIVLALVTKVRMAENPAADLLKNGVGVGSGYVQNPVITQVAEAVFGKGSFLFIVLAAATALVLFLAANTAYNGFPVLGSILAQDRYLPRQLHTRGDRLAFSNGIVLLAGAATLLVVIYGADSTRLIQLYIVGVFVSFTLSQTGMVRHWNRHLATETDPAKRRHMVRSRAINTFGAFFTGLVLVVVLVTKFTHGAWVALLGMVIFYATMTAIRRHYDGVAAELVAPEGPSDDSVRPSRVHSVLLISKIHRPTLRALAYAKLMRSDTLEALTVNVDPAETKALREEWERRGIDVPLKVLDSPYREVTRPVIEYVKSLRRESPRDAVSVIIPEYVVGHWYEHLLHNQSALRLKGRLLFTPGVMVTSVPYQLQSSEAAKNRARKRQEWNAPGSVRRGPLQEGRPKEPSGTGGGSKAGGSTEGGSTGASGPDAKS, encoded by the coding sequence GTGTCCAAACTGACCGACGTGCCCAAACGCATTTTGATCGGGCGCGCACTGCGCAGTGATCGGCTGGGGGAAACGCTCCTGTCGAAGCGCATCGCCCTACCCGTTTTCGCTTCCGACCCGCTGTCCTCCGTGGCCTACGCGCCCGGGGAGGTGCTGCTGGTCCTGTCCATCGCGGGCGTGTCGGCCTACCACTTCAGCCCGTGGATCGCCGTCGCGGTCGTGGTGCTGATGTTCACGGTGGTCGCCTCCTACCGGCAGAACGTCCACGCCTACCCCAGTGGCGGTGGCGACTACGAGGTGGCCACCACCAACCTCGGCCCCCGGGCCGGCCTGACCGTCGCGAGCGCGCTGCTCGTCGACTACGTCCTGACCGTCGCCGTCTCCATCTCCTCCGGCATCGAGAACCTCGGCTCCGCGATCCCGTTCGTCGTCGAGCACAAGGTGGCCTGCGCGGTCGCCGTGATCGTCCTCCTGACGCTGATGAACCTGCGGGGCGTCAAGGAGTCCGGCAAGCTCTTCGCGATCCCGACGTACGTGTTCGTCGCGGGCGTCTTCGTCATGATCGCGTGGGGCGCCTTCCGCGGGCTGGTCCTCGACGACACGATGCGGGCGCCGACGGCCGAGTACACGATCAAGGCCGAGCACCAGGGCCTGGCGGGCTTCGCGCTCGTCTTCCTCCTCCTGCGCGCCTTCTCCTCCGGCTGTGCCGCGCTCACCGGCGTCGAGGCGATCTCCAACGGCGTCCCGGCGTTTCGCAAGCCCAAGTCCAAGAACGCGGCGACCACGCTGGCGGCGATGGGCCTGCTGGCCGTCACCATGTTCTGCGGGATCATCGTCCTGGCCCTGGTGACCAAGGTCCGGATGGCCGAGAACCCGGCCGCCGACCTGCTCAAGAACGGCGTCGGCGTCGGCTCCGGATACGTCCAGAACCCGGTGATCACCCAGGTCGCCGAGGCCGTCTTCGGTAAGGGCAGCTTCCTCTTCATCGTGCTCGCCGCGGCCACGGCCCTGGTGCTGTTCCTCGCCGCCAACACGGCGTACAACGGCTTCCCGGTGCTCGGCTCGATCCTCGCGCAGGACCGCTACCTGCCCCGCCAGCTGCACACCCGCGGCGACCGGCTGGCGTTCTCGAACGGCATCGTGCTGCTCGCCGGCGCGGCCACCCTGCTGGTCGTCATCTACGGCGCCGACTCCACCCGGCTGATCCAGCTGTACATCGTCGGCGTGTTCGTGTCCTTCACGCTCAGCCAGACCGGCATGGTCCGGCACTGGAACCGGCACCTGGCCACCGAGACCGACCCGGCCAAGCGCCGCCACATGGTCCGCTCCCGCGCGATCAACACCTTCGGCGCGTTCTTCACCGGCCTGGTCCTGGTCGTCGTCCTGGTCACCAAGTTCACGCACGGCGCCTGGGTCGCCCTGCTCGGCATGGTGATCTTCTACGCGACGATGACCGCGATCCGCCGCCACTACGACGGCGTCGCCGCGGAACTCGTCGCCCCCGAGGGTCCCAGCGACGACAGCGTCCGGCCCTCGCGCGTTCACTCGGTGCTGCTGATCTCCAAGATCCACCGCCCGACCCTGCGCGCCCTCGCCTACGCCAAGCTGATGCGCTCCGACACCCTGGAGGCGCTCACCGTCAACGTCGACCCGGCCGAGACGAAGGCACTGCGCGAGGAGTGGGAACGGCGCGGGATCGACGTACCGCTGAAGGTTCTGGACTCGCCGTACCGGGAGGTCACGCGGCCGGTCATCGAGTACGTCAAGAGCCTGCGCCGGGAGTCGCCGCGCGACGCGGTGTCGGTGATCATCCCCGAGTACGTGGTCGGCCACTGGTACGAGCATCTGCTGCACAACCAGAGCGCGCTGCGGCTGAAGGGCCGGCTGCTGTTCACGCCGGGCGTCATGGTCACGTCGGTCCCGTACCAGCTGCAGTCCTCCGAGGCGGCGAAGAACCGGGCCCGCAAGCGGCAGGAGTGGAACGCTCCGGGTTCGGTACGGCGCGGTCCCCTGCAGGAGGGGCGGCCGAAGGAACCGTCGGGCACCGGCGGCGGTTCGAAGGCCGGTGGTTCGACGGAGGGCGGTTCGACGGGCGCTTCGGGGCCGGACGCGAAGAGCTGA
- a CDS encoding DUF4193 domain-containing protein: protein MATDYDTPRKTDDDVDSDSLEELKARRNDKSASAVDVDEFEAAEGLELPGADLSNEELAVRVLPKQQDEFTCMSCFLVHHRSQLAREKNGQPICRDCD, encoded by the coding sequence ATGGCTACCGATTACGACACCCCACGCAAGACCGACGACGACGTCGATTCCGACAGCCTTGAAGAGCTCAAGGCACGGAGGAACGACAAGTCCGCCTCGGCAGTGGACGTTGACGAGTTCGAGGCCGCGGAGGGCCTTGAACTGCCCGGCGCAGACCTCTCGAACGAGGAGCTGGCCGTCCGGGTGCTGCCGAAGCAGCAGGACGAGTTCACCTGCATGAGCTGCTTCCTGGTGCACCACCGCAGCCAGCTGGCCCGGGAGAAGAACGGCCAGCCGATCTGCCGCGACTGCGACTGA
- a CDS encoding DUF3710 domain-containing protein: MFGRRKKKGAAEDAAGEAEQVVDSVDTEADDVEGERERVRLEPEPRPDGPWDDSEVRDPAEGRVDLGGIFVPGVDGMELRVEVAGDAIVAATVVLRDSAIQLQAFAAPKREGIWGEVREEIGSGITQQGGIIDEVEGPLGWELRAQVPVQLPDGTGGFHVVRFVGVDGPRWFLRGVISGQGAVQPQAAGLLEQIFRDTVVVRGEGPMAPRDPIVLKLPNDAQMVPEGIQQQEEGSRFSGGMGQLQRGPEITEVR, translated from the coding sequence GTGTTCGGACGTCGCAAGAAGAAGGGTGCCGCCGAGGACGCGGCCGGCGAGGCCGAGCAGGTCGTCGACAGTGTCGACACTGAGGCGGACGACGTAGAGGGCGAGCGCGAGCGTGTGCGGCTCGAGCCCGAACCGCGGCCCGACGGGCCCTGGGACGACTCCGAGGTGCGCGACCCGGCCGAGGGCCGCGTGGACCTCGGCGGGATCTTCGTGCCGGGGGTCGACGGCATGGAGCTGCGGGTCGAGGTCGCCGGTGACGCGATCGTCGCGGCGACCGTCGTGCTGCGCGACAGCGCCATCCAGCTGCAGGCCTTCGCCGCTCCCAAGCGCGAGGGCATCTGGGGCGAGGTGCGCGAGGAGATCGGCTCCGGCATTACCCAGCAGGGCGGCATCATCGACGAGGTCGAGGGCCCGCTGGGCTGGGAGCTGCGGGCTCAGGTGCCGGTGCAGCTGCCGGACGGCACGGGCGGCTTCCATGTCGTGCGCTTCGTCGGCGTGGACGGCCCCCGCTGGTTCCTGCGCGGCGTGATCTCGGGCCAGGGCGCCGTGCAGCCGCAGGCGGCCGGGCTGCTCGAGCAGATCTTCCGGGACACGGTCGTGGTCCGCGGCGAGGGCCCGATGGCGCCGCGCGACCCGATCGTCCTGAAGCTGCCGAACGACGCGCAGATGGTGCCCGAAGGCATCCAGCAGCAGGAGGAGGGCTCGCGCTTCTCCGGTGGCATGGGCCAGCTGCAGCGCGGACCGGAGATCACCGAAGTCCGCTAG
- a CDS encoding potassium channel family protein — protein sequence MHIVIMGCGRVGSALAQALEQQGHTVAVIDQDPTAFRRLGSGFGGRRVTGVGFDQDTLREAGIEEAGAFAAVSSGDNSNIIAARVAREMFGIENVAARIYDPRRAEVYQRLGIPTVATVRWTADQMLRRLLPSGAEPLWRDPTGGVQLAEVHAAPSWVGHKISTLQEETGVRVAFLTRLGEAILPTSQTVLQEGDLVHVMLRTDEVEKVEASFAEGPKEGGH from the coding sequence GTGCACATCGTCATCATGGGCTGCGGCAGAGTGGGTTCCGCTCTCGCCCAGGCCCTGGAGCAACAGGGGCACACGGTCGCAGTGATCGACCAGGACCCCACCGCCTTCCGACGACTGGGCTCCGGTTTCGGCGGCCGTCGTGTCACCGGGGTCGGCTTCGACCAGGACACCCTGCGCGAGGCGGGCATCGAGGAGGCCGGCGCGTTCGCCGCGGTCTCCAGCGGTGACAACTCCAACATCATCGCCGCCCGCGTCGCCCGCGAGATGTTCGGCATCGAGAACGTCGCCGCCCGTATCTACGACCCGCGGCGCGCCGAGGTCTACCAGCGCCTGGGCATCCCGACCGTCGCCACCGTCCGCTGGACGGCCGACCAGATGCTGCGCCGGCTGCTCCCCTCGGGGGCCGAGCCGCTGTGGCGGGACCCGACCGGCGGCGTCCAGCTCGCCGAGGTGCACGCCGCCCCGTCCTGGGTCGGACACAAGATCAGCACGCTGCAGGAGGAGACGGGCGTCCGCGTGGCGTTCCTGACCCGCCTCGGCGAGGCGATCCTGCCCACCTCGCAGACGGTGTTGCAGGAGGGTGACCTGGTGCATGTGATGCTGCGCACCGACGAGGTCGAGAAGGTCGAGGCGTCGTTCGCCGAAGGCCCGAAGGAAGGCGGTCACTGA
- a CDS encoding OB-fold nucleic acid binding domain-containing protein: MSAVPRSEKPVGRFRRMLDRLSSSQEDLESEELREDAETAGCTRIGDCQDRQIVTVTGTLRTVTLRPRAGVPALEAELFDGSAALDVVWLGRRSIVGIEPGRRLIASGRVSMSRGRRVLFNPKYELRPLGRE; the protein is encoded by the coding sequence ATGAGTGCTGTTCCTCGTTCCGAAAAGCCGGTGGGCCGGTTCCGGCGCATGCTCGACCGGCTCTCCTCGTCACAGGAGGACCTGGAGTCCGAGGAGCTGCGCGAGGACGCCGAGACGGCCGGTTGTACACGCATCGGAGACTGTCAGGACCGCCAGATAGTCACCGTTACTGGTACCTTGCGCACGGTCACCCTGCGGCCGCGCGCCGGAGTCCCGGCCCTGGAGGCCGAGCTGTTCGACGGCAGCGCCGCGTTGGACGTGGTGTGGCTGGGCAGGCGTTCCATCGTGGGGATAGAACCGGGGCGCAGGCTCATCGCATCGGGCCGGGTCTCCATGAGCCGGGGCCGCCGGGTGCTGTTCAACCCCAAGTACGAACTGAGACCCCTGGGTAGGGAGTAG
- a CDS encoding PaaI family thioesterase yields MSGTSAALEPPADAVKPVRHPDAPVPGELLGAHYEHCFGCGGGQAHGLHLEARAGEGVTVTAEFTVQSAHQGAPGLAHGGILASALDETLGSLNWLLRTIAVTGRLETEFVRPVPVGVTLHLAAEVTAVAGRKIYSTATGRIGGPDGPVAIRADALFVEVAVEHFVNHGRQEEIRAAMSDPDQVRRARAFEVNP; encoded by the coding sequence GTGAGTGGTACTTCCGCAGCTCTCGAGCCTCCGGCCGATGCCGTGAAACCCGTCCGGCACCCCGATGCTCCCGTGCCCGGCGAGCTTCTCGGCGCCCACTACGAACACTGTTTCGGATGTGGCGGCGGGCAGGCCCACGGGCTGCACCTGGAGGCACGGGCCGGTGAGGGAGTGACCGTCACCGCCGAGTTCACCGTGCAGTCCGCCCACCAGGGCGCGCCGGGCCTCGCCCACGGCGGAATCCTGGCCTCGGCCCTCGACGAGACGCTCGGCTCGCTCAACTGGCTGCTGCGGACCATCGCCGTGACCGGACGGCTGGAGACCGAGTTCGTACGGCCCGTGCCCGTGGGCGTCACGCTGCACCTGGCGGCCGAGGTGACGGCCGTGGCCGGGCGCAAGATCTACTCGACCGCCACCGGCCGGATCGGCGGCCCCGACGGGCCCGTCGCCATCCGCGCCGACGCGCTCTTCGTGGAGGTCGCGGTCGAGCACTTCGTGAACCACGGCCGCCAGGAGGAGATCCGGGCCGCCATGAGCGACCCGGACCAGGTCCGGCGCGCCCGCGCCTTCGAGGTGAACCCGTGA
- a CDS encoding DUF3093 domain-containing protein — protein MQHSTAPYDERLTAPRSWWFISFLVGVSCALILLPFGTLPLLGGLVGGTAVAAVMASSYGSLRIRVVGDSLIAGEAKIPVTALGEAEVLDAEEARAWRTFKADTRAFLLLRAYIPTALRVEVTDPDDPTPYLYLSTREPDRLAQALKAAREATA, from the coding sequence ATGCAGCACTCCACCGCCCCCTACGACGAACGACTCACCGCCCCCCGCTCGTGGTGGTTCATCTCGTTCCTCGTGGGCGTCTCCTGCGCCCTGATCCTGCTCCCCTTCGGCACCCTGCCGCTGCTCGGCGGCCTGGTCGGCGGCACCGCCGTGGCGGCCGTCATGGCGAGTTCCTACGGATCCCTGCGCATCCGCGTCGTGGGCGACTCCCTGATCGCGGGTGAGGCGAAGATCCCGGTCACGGCCCTGGGCGAGGCGGAGGTCCTGGACGCGGAGGAGGCGCGCGCCTGGCGCACGTTCAAGGCCGACACCCGGGCCTTCCTCCTGCTGCGCGCGTACATCCCCACGGCGCTGCGGGTGGAGGTCACCGATCCGGACGACCCCACGCCGTACCTGTACCTGTCGACGCGGGAGCCGGACCGCCTGGCCCAGGCTCTCAAGGCGGCGCGAGAGGCGACGGCGTAG